In Ruminococcaceae bacterium R-25, one genomic interval encodes:
- a CDS encoding DNA polymerase III alpha chain: MEKKSVKLLELFNVDDDRYKDLVDLTVVKVDIYKAKASINLILEGIETIKDNRCLVAFVEELERDFGTKVNFTFKGVNQDNFPNLYEQLRGLIKHYIARDSSGGVCDMVDFINLSFGGDYETVNIDIPSGWSSMLSDSEKKELKESVGDAINICVADRVGFNYEIVNCNPEVAGSDGAPVDDILKAIEEGRMEFPEEEPVEEKTGKGTGKKKTDKDMAPDAKPAGKDSWAAKAEQVRKEAKQEDKQSFYKAKENAENQLYGRVKKQATFMKIDSLTVGCFDVNIAGDISFNDDSFKLAKTGKSVIVKFMCLDDTDGISCIAFLKPEEADSFQKEYGKGGFIGIQGNVENDSFTGDKMLKVSGFFSAEKPPKRKDKAERKRVELHVHTKMSESDATTEPADLIKLAAQFGHTACAVTDHGVVQAFPHVFEAAKGINKKRKDTGEAPIKCILGCEGYLVDDGPTVFYNLPYDVKNDKIKPSDVDDDASLNFIEKPKSVGSFVSIVIKRNGDDALKDTFTTVCASKFRLKGYKAVRPEEEGESDQDAMEFASHDIDKSLWNPDEIPEELTDENISVKPLEPHEPLGEACNIDLDINGEYADGSDEVIPSELVFEHVADFHAEFEDIIYPGTGEPCDSYFAMGELLEFIGDSYVTGPDIFTTLAFLRRAGYGINIEDHVYYRHKFLMPATSDEDILETFYKDEYKTVDELLSAKGADFIFKPSEDEFDEMFTVCYKSASLLVSCLKDAGTVDALSINYSSGHLTPEKIKSTKKNGAFSEAPTYHIIYLVRSNMGLYNLYHIVSESQIHYYSRRPRTPKSLLKYFKSGIIVGGACERGEIYRYVISTYKKLGKDRKATREFLKTDSVFQKILDLYDYVEIQPLCNNVFLSRQDPAKSDTGPVAMNEDDIQVINELLVETADDHGMMCCATTDSHFLNKEDGRYRKYMLMSMGFDDAEMQSDLYFRTTDEMLEEFKYLGEEKAMEVVVDNTNKIADLIEFGIKPFPDGSYPPQIARAASDVRDIAYTKANRMYRHNGVLNEVVKARLDRELESIIGNGYAIMYYIAYRLVKKSNNDGYVVGSRGSVGSSFAATMCGISEVNPLPPHYRCPKCNYAEFDNTGKYGSGYDLPPKVCPECGEKLIPDGQDIPFETFLGFKGDKQPDIDLNFSGEYQPRAHAYVGVLFGGTHTFKAGTIGAYQDKNAYGVCRKICEEKGEPFTQAHLAFMARDIIGVKRTTSQHPGGIVVIAKEMDIYEFTPIQFPANKTDCGIITTHFDFRAMHDTILKLDILGHADPTVLRMLSDITGVNITDIPIPDEKVMSLLVSTDALGFPVEATDAGSATLGLSELGTNMARGMIKETKPTRFYDLVQLMGLSHGTDVWTGNAQDLIRAGTCDLNSVIGCRDSIMTSLIYWGLPNKDAFDIMEGVRKGKVAAGKVEKWPQYVEEMKKCGVPDWYIESCQKIKYMFPKAHAAAYSISTLRVAWFKVYYPEEYYCSFFTHRGEGLFDAEQMCNGPERVKKRRIELADEMHAKGDPNTKLKYYFYELIEEMYARGITFAPITLKDSMGKKFTKAGDKLIRPPFCAIAGVSEANGIDIENARKDGEFKNRDEFMKRTGVGQSVVQKLLDYGGILDDLPESAQINLFDLL; encoded by the coding sequence TGAACGTGATTTCGGAACAAAGGTCAATTTCACGTTCAAAGGTGTTAACCAGGATAATTTTCCTAATCTGTACGAACAGTTAAGAGGTCTTATAAAGCATTACATTGCCCGTGACAGTTCTGGCGGTGTATGTGACATGGTTGATTTTATCAACTTAAGCTTTGGCGGCGATTATGAGACGGTAAATATCGACATTCCGTCCGGTTGGTCTTCAATGTTAAGTGATTCCGAGAAGAAGGAACTCAAAGAGTCGGTAGGTGATGCAATAAATATCTGTGTTGCAGACCGTGTCGGTTTTAACTATGAGATCGTAAACTGCAATCCTGAAGTTGCCGGAAGTGACGGAGCTCCTGTAGATGATATCTTAAAGGCTATTGAAGAAGGCAGGATGGAATTTCCGGAAGAAGAGCCTGTTGAAGAAAAGACAGGTAAAGGGACAGGGAAAAAGAAGACCGATAAAGATATGGCTCCTGATGCAAAACCTGCAGGAAAGGATTCCTGGGCTGCCAAGGCTGAGCAGGTAAGAAAAGAAGCCAAACAGGAGGACAAGCAGTCTTTCTATAAGGCTAAGGAAAATGCCGAGAACCAGCTTTACGGCCGTGTAAAGAAGCAGGCTACCTTCATGAAGATCGACAGTCTTACTGTCGGTTGTTTCGACGTTAACATCGCAGGCGATATCTCATTTAATGATGATTCTTTTAAGCTCGCAAAGACAGGTAAGAGCGTTATCGTTAAATTCATGTGCCTTGATGACACAGACGGTATTTCCTGTATTGCATTCTTAAAACCTGAAGAGGCTGACAGTTTCCAGAAAGAATACGGTAAAGGCGGATTTATCGGTATTCAGGGAAATGTTGAGAATGATTCCTTTACAGGCGATAAGATGCTGAAAGTATCAGGTTTTTTCAGTGCGGAAAAACCGCCTAAGAGAAAAGATAAAGCAGAGCGTAAGAGAGTAGAACTTCACGTTCACACCAAGATGAGTGAGAGTGATGCTACGACAGAACCTGCTGATCTTATCAAGCTTGCTGCACAGTTCGGCCACACTGCGTGTGCCGTAACTGACCACGGAGTCGTACAGGCATTCCCTCATGTTTTTGAGGCTGCAAAAGGAATAAACAAGAAGCGTAAGGATACGGGAGAAGCTCCGATCAAATGTATCCTCGGCTGTGAGGGTTATCTGGTTGATGACGGACCTACGGTTTTCTATAACCTTCCTTACGATGTAAAGAACGATAAGATCAAGCCATCTGATGTTGATGATGATGCCTCCTTGAATTTTATTGAGAAGCCTAAGTCTGTAGGTTCTTTTGTTTCCATTGTTATAAAGCGCAATGGTGATGATGCACTTAAAGATACATTCACGACGGTATGCGCATCAAAGTTCAGGCTTAAAGGCTATAAAGCAGTAAGGCCTGAAGAAGAGGGTGAATCTGACCAGGATGCAATGGAATTTGCATCTCACGATATCGACAAATCCCTTTGGAATCCGGATGAGATCCCTGAAGAACTTACTGATGAAAATATCAGCGTTAAGCCGTTAGAACCCCACGAACCTTTAGGCGAAGCTTGTAATATCGACCTTGATATTAACGGCGAGTATGCTGACGGCAGTGATGAGGTTATTCCGTCTGAACTGGTATTCGAGCATGTAGCAGATTTCCATGCCGAATTTGAAGATATCATCTATCCGGGTACAGGAGAACCTTGTGACTCATATTTTGCCATGGGTGAATTATTGGAATTCATCGGCGATTCTTATGTCACAGGTCCGGATATATTCACGACTTTGGCTTTCTTGCGCCGTGCCGGTTACGGAATAAATATTGAAGATCACGTATATTACAGACATAAGTTCCTTATGCCTGCTACTTCGGATGAAGATATACTTGAGACTTTTTACAAGGACGAATATAAAACAGTAGATGAACTGCTTTCCGCTAAGGGTGCTGACTTTATTTTCAAGCCTTCAGAAGATGAATTCGATGAGATGTTCACAGTTTGCTATAAATCAGCTTCGTTGCTTGTTTCGTGCCTTAAGGATGCCGGTACCGTGGATGCGTTATCGATCAACTATTCTTCCGGGCATCTTACACCTGAGAAGATCAAATCGACGAAGAAGAACGGAGCGTTCTCTGAAGCTCCTACGTATCACATAATCTATCTTGTCCGCTCGAATATGGGTCTTTATAACCTTTACCATATCGTGTCTGAATCACAGATACATTATTATTCGAGAAGACCAAGAACGCCTAAGAGCCTTTTGAAGTATTTCAAGTCCGGTATTATTGTCGGCGGTGCCTGCGAGCGTGGTGAGATCTACAGATATGTAATCTCAACTTATAAGAAACTCGGCAAGGACAGAAAGGCCACAAGAGAATTCCTTAAGACTGATTCTGTTTTCCAGAAGATACTTGATCTTTACGACTATGTTGAGATCCAGCCTCTTTGCAATAATGTATTCCTTTCAAGGCAGGATCCGGCAAAGTCTGATACCGGACCGGTCGCGATGAACGAAGATGACATACAGGTAATCAATGAACTGCTGGTTGAGACAGCAGATGACCACGGAATGATGTGCTGTGCCACAACAGACTCTCACTTCCTTAATAAAGAAGACGGCCGATACAGAAAGTACATGCTGATGAGCATGGGCTTTGATGATGCTGAGATGCAGAGCGACCTTTACTTCAGAACGACTGACGAGATGCTTGAAGAATTTAAGTATCTCGGTGAAGAAAAGGCGATGGAGGTAGTTGTCGACAACACGAATAAGATCGCAGACCTTATTGAGTTTGGTATCAAGCCGTTCCCGGACGGATCTTATCCACCTCAGATCGCTAGAGCAGCTTCGGATGTAAGAGATATCGCATATACAAAGGCAAACCGTATGTACCGTCATAACGGCGTACTCAACGAAGTTGTCAAGGCAAGACTCGACAGAGAGCTTGAATCCATTATCGGTAACGGCTATGCGATCATGTACTATATCGCATACAGACTCGTTAAGAAGTCTAATAACGACGGTTACGTTGTAGGCTCCAGAGGTTCTGTCGGATCTTCATTTGCCGCTACGATGTGCGGTATTTCCGAAGTTAACCCTCTGCCTCCGCATTACAGATGTCCCAAGTGCAACTATGCTGAGTTTGATAACACCGGTAAATACGGTTCAGGTTACGATCTGCCTCCCAAGGTTTGTCCTGAATGCGGTGAAAAGCTGATACCTGACGGACAGGATATTCCTTTCGAGACATTCTTAGGATTCAAAGGTGATAAGCAACCTGATATCGACCTTAACTTCTCAGGTGAATACCAGCCTAGAGCTCACGCGTATGTAGGCGTGCTCTTCGGCGGAACGCATACGTTTAAGGCCGGAACGATCGGCGCTTACCAGGATAAGAACGCATATGGCGTATGCCGCAAGATATGTGAAGAAAAGGGTGAGCCTTTTACTCAGGCGCATCTGGCATTCATGGCAAGGGATATCATCGGTGTTAAGAGGACCACATCACAGCATCCGGGCGGTATCGTCGTTATTGCAAAGGAAATGGATATCTATGAATTTACTCCTATCCAGTTCCCGGCAAACAAGACCGACTGCGGAATCATCACTACGCACTTCGACTTCCGTGCAATGCACGATACGATCTTAAAACTCGATATCTTAGGCCACGCGGATCCTACCGTATTGAGAATGTTAAGTGATATTACAGGCGTTAACATTACTGATATTCCGATCCCTGACGAGAAGGTAATGAGCCTTCTTGTAAGCACAGATGCTTTGGGATTCCCTGTGGAAGCTACCGATGCAGGTTCAGCTACTTTGGGCCTTTCAGAGCTTGGCACCAACATGGCGCGCGGCATGATCAAGGAAACAAAGCCTACGAGATTCTACGATCTTGTCCAGCTCATGGGTCTTTCACATGGTACTGACGTATGGACAGGCAACGCACAGGATCTTATCAGAGCCGGTACGTGCGACCTTAATTCAGTTATCGGATGCCGTGACTCCATCATGACGAGCCTTATCTATTGGGGACTTCCCAATAAGGATGCTTTCGACATTATGGAAGGTGTGCGTAAAGGTAAGGTTGCAGCAGGCAAGGTTGAAAAATGGCCTCAGTATGTTGAAGAGATGAAGAAATGCGGTGTTCCTGACTGGTATATCGAATCCTGTCAGAAGATCAAGTACATGTTCCCTAAGGCGCATGCTGCAGCTTATTCCATTTCAACACTACGAGTTGCATGGTTTAAGGTTTACTATCCTGAAGAATATTACTGTTCTTTCTTTACTCACAGAGGTGAAGGATTATTCGATGCCGAGCAGATGTGCAATGGTCCGGAAAGAGTTAAAAAGAGAAGGATTGAGCTTGCTGACGAGATGCATGCTAAGGGCGATCCTAACACCAAGCTTAAGTATTATTTCTATGAGCTCATTGAGGAGATGTATGCCAGAGGAATCACCTTTGCGCCTATTACTCTTAAAGATTCCATGGGCAAGAAGTTTACTAAAGCTGGCGACAAGCTCATAAGACCTCCGTTCTGCGCTATTGCAGGTGTATCGGAAGCAAACGGTATCGATATCGAGAATGCAAGGAAAGACGGTGAATTCAAGAACCGCGATGAGTTTATGAAGAGGACAGGCGTAGGCCAGTCTGTTGTTCAGAAACTCCTTGATTACGGCGGTATACTTGACGATCTTCCCGAGAGCGCACAGATAAACCTTTTCGACCTGTTGTGA
- a CDS encoding replication restart DNA helicase PriA, protein MYCSVILRGSVRQTDNLYTYRIPEEMRSDVNCGSLVYVPFGKGDSERCAVVVDITDSFEGDEGVIKDIASVISSLPVLNRDQIALIDKISERFNCTKGDVVELMVPSCVVNHKNPVEVFAELVSKETAQEVLDSETLRSVAHINILEYLLERGKCTRKELMSSLSCSAAQVKALEDKGLVRLVKETSDNEIPVISVAGGVPEGKFTEEYDLSDEQETAIGEILKGIDEKKDNTYLLFGITGSGKTEVYLNIAKKVISEGGSVVYMVPEISLTPQTINWIKGRLGDSVAVLHSRLTDKQRYEQWNNIRTGKARVIVGPRSGVFAPAVNLRLIILDEEHDGSYKAESHPRYSARDIARMRAKITGASVVLGSATPSVESFYAANAGAYKLLELKSRARQEATLPEIIPVDMKEQVKLGSGDMLSLPLRQAMSVAFSQNKQVILLLNRRGFSRTLVCEDCGEPVTCKNCSVAMTLHNNRRNGTQSLICHYCGYTIPSYEARCSFCNGNHFTKAGFGTQQLEEFLHSVFPHEKVLRMDQDSTMTPGAHKEIIEKFAAKEASILIGTQMIAKGLDFPDVTVVGVLGADLMLASSSFKASERAFQLITQAAGRAGRGETPGKVFIQSYRPDQPLLQFACTQNYRAFYEQEIEYRQKLNLPPYKALGEIVLSLPEEDLLIKRANELAKYLNDFLGFQDKRYKFEVYGPMPCVIYELRGRYRMSFVIKAVNKSAINGVFKRLIEDFDHTKYPMSFDNDPQDG, encoded by the coding sequence ATGTATTGCAGCGTGATCCTTAGAGGCTCAGTCAGACAGACTGACAATTTATATACTTACCGCATTCCGGAAGAAATGCGGTCTGATGTAAATTGCGGATCATTGGTTTATGTACCTTTCGGAAAAGGCGACTCAGAAAGATGTGCTGTTGTAGTTGATATAACTGATTCATTTGAAGGTGATGAAGGAGTTATCAAAGATATTGCTTCGGTAATTTCTTCATTGCCTGTTTTGAACAGGGACCAGATCGCCCTGATAGATAAGATCAGCGAAAGATTTAACTGCACAAAAGGTGACGTTGTGGAACTTATGGTTCCTTCCTGTGTTGTTAACCACAAGAACCCTGTTGAAGTTTTTGCTGAACTTGTATCCAAAGAAACTGCACAGGAAGTATTAGACAGCGAGACATTAAGATCAGTTGCCCACATAAATATTCTGGAATATCTCTTGGAGCGCGGTAAATGCACGCGAAAAGAACTCATGTCTTCGCTCTCATGTTCTGCTGCACAGGTGAAGGCTCTCGAAGACAAAGGCCTTGTAAGGCTCGTTAAAGAGACATCTGATAACGAAATTCCTGTGATCTCTGTAGCAGGCGGAGTTCCTGAAGGAAAGTTCACTGAAGAATATGATCTGAGTGATGAGCAGGAGACTGCGATCGGTGAGATCTTAAAAGGCATCGACGAAAAGAAAGACAATACTTATCTCTTATTCGGAATTACCGGAAGCGGCAAGACAGAGGTTTATCTGAATATTGCCAAGAAGGTAATAAGCGAGGGCGGAAGCGTCGTTTACATGGTTCCGGAAATCTCCCTTACTCCTCAGACGATTAACTGGATCAAGGGAAGATTAGGTGACAGTGTTGCGGTCCTCCACAGCAGACTTACCGATAAGCAGCGCTATGAACAGTGGAACAACATAAGGACCGGAAAAGCGAGAGTTATCGTTGGCCCGAGAAGCGGCGTTTTCGCGCCGGCAGTAAACTTAAGACTCATTATCCTTGACGAGGAACATGACGGTTCTTATAAGGCCGAATCACATCCGAGATATTCTGCTAGAGACATAGCAAGGATGAGAGCAAAGATAACAGGTGCGAGCGTAGTCTTAGGTTCTGCCACACCTTCAGTCGAGAGCTTTTATGCAGCAAATGCAGGTGCATATAAGCTTTTGGAGCTTAAATCAAGAGCAAGGCAGGAGGCAACGCTCCCTGAGATTATCCCTGTTGATATGAAAGAACAGGTTAAGCTCGGCAGCGGCGACATGCTGTCGTTGCCGTTAAGACAGGCTATGTCAGTTGCTTTTTCACAGAATAAGCAGGTGATCCTCTTACTTAACAGGAGAGGCTTTTCAAGGACATTGGTCTGTGAAGACTGCGGTGAGCCCGTAACCTGCAAGAACTGTTCTGTTGCTATGACTCTTCATAACAACAGGCGCAACGGCACTCAGAGCCTTATCTGCCACTACTGCGGATATACGATCCCTTCTTATGAAGCGAGGTGTTCTTTCTGTAACGGAAATCACTTCACAAAGGCAGGTTTTGGTACACAGCAGCTGGAAGAATTCCTTCACAGTGTTTTCCCGCACGAGAAGGTATTGAGAATGGACCAGGATTCTACAATGACTCCCGGTGCGCATAAAGAGATAATAGAGAAGTTTGCAGCAAAGGAAGCTTCGATACTTATCGGAACTCAGATGATCGCCAAGGGGCTGGATTTCCCTGATGTAACAGTTGTAGGTGTTCTGGGAGCCGATCTGATGCTCGCATCATCTTCTTTTAAAGCTTCCGAGAGAGCTTTCCAGCTGATAACCCAGGCTGCGGGAAGAGCGGGCAGGGGAGAAACACCCGGAAAGGTCTTTATTCAGAGCTATAGGCCCGACCAGCCTTTGCTCCAGTTTGCCTGCACCCAGAATTACAGGGCGTTCTACGAACAGGAGATAGAGTACAGGCAGAAACTTAATCTCCCGCCGTATAAGGCTTTGGGCGAGATCGTCCTGTCTTTGCCTGAAGAAGACCTCTTGATCAAGAGAGCCAATGAACTTGCCAAATACCTGAATGACTTTCTGGGTTTTCAGGACAAAAGATATAAATTTGAAGTTTACGGACCTATGCCTTGCGTTATCTATGAACTCAGAGGCAGGTACAGGATGAGTTTTGTAATAAAGGCGGTCAATAAATCTGCCATAAACGGAGTGTTCAAAAGACTCATAGAGGACTTTGACCATACCAAGTATCCGATGTCGTTCGATAACGACCCTCAGGACGGTTAA
- a CDS encoding 4-hydroxy-tetrahydrodipicolinate synthase, giving the protein MSKPVFVGAAVAIVTPFYKDGGINFGELKKLIEFQIAEGIDSIVICGSTGEAATMTEEEHIAAIKFAVETVAGRVPVIAGTGSNDTAFGVELTKKAYELGADAALLVTPYYNKCTQEGLFRHYAKIAAAVPELPIILYNVPSRTNVNISPELLKRLAVFDNIVGVKECNFGQVPEIYSLCGDRYALYSGEDGLAVPMVSLGAKGVISVIANIQPRETSKMIHDYIDGNTEAAREAQIKFIPLVKAMFCEVNPIPVKEAMNILGWNVGPCRLPLCDMVPSNHDKVVEVLKTYDTSAMKKYL; this is encoded by the coding sequence ATGTCCAAGCCTGTATTTGTTGGTGCTGCTGTAGCAATCGTTACTCCGTTTTATAAAGATGGCGGAATCAATTTCGGCGAGCTCAAGAAGCTTATCGAATTCCAGATTGCAGAAGGCATCGATTCCATCGTAATCTGCGGTTCTACCGGCGAAGCTGCTACCATGACTGAAGAAGAGCATATCGCAGCTATCAAGTTCGCTGTAGAAACAGTTGCAGGACGTGTTCCCGTAATCGCAGGAACAGGTTCTAATGACACTGCATTCGGTGTTGAGCTTACCAAGAAGGCATATGAGCTCGGCGCTGACGCTGCTTTGCTCGTTACACCTTATTACAACAAGTGCACACAGGAAGGACTTTTCCGCCACTATGCAAAGATCGCTGCTGCAGTTCCGGAACTTCCCATTATCCTTTATAACGTTCCTTCCAGAACAAACGTCAATATCAGCCCTGAGCTTTTGAAGAGACTTGCTGTTTTCGATAACATCGTTGGCGTTAAGGAGTGCAACTTCGGTCAGGTACCTGAGATCTACAGCCTCTGCGGTGACAGATATGCTCTGTATTCCGGTGAGGACGGACTTGCTGTTCCTATGGTATCTTTAGGCGCTAAGGGCGTTATCTCAGTTATCGCTAACATCCAGCCCCGTGAGACATCCAAGATGATCCACGATTATATCGACGGTAATACTGAAGCTGCCAGGGAAGCACAGATCAAGTTCATTCCTCTTGTTAAGGCTATGTTCTGTGAAGTTAACCCGATCCCTGTAAAGGAAGCAATGAACATCCTCGGCTGGAACGTAGGTCCCTGCAGACTTCCTCTTTGCGACATGGTTCCTTCTAACCATGATAAGGTTGTCGAAGTTCTCAAGACTTACGATACATCTGCAATGAAGAAATACCTTTGA
- a CDS encoding dihydrodipicolinate reductase yields MVKIFLNGCCGRMGKAIACLCNNNPDYKIVAGGDIISNDSYDFPVYTSLNECTEDFDVIIDFSNAKAVPAILEFALNRKKPFICCTTALSDETVSSILEASETIAVFKSANMSLGINMMVELCKQATRILYPEFDIEIVEAHHNRKLDAPSGTAIMIANGIKEEIDENVEYVYDRHSVNKARSKNEIGIQSIRGGNIVGEHSAMFISDEEILTISHSAQTRDVFAKGALTAAKFMAGKEKGYFTMSDVIAQYIGD; encoded by the coding sequence ATGGTAAAGATTTTCCTTAACGGTTGTTGCGGAAGAATGGGCAAGGCAATTGCATGCCTTTGCAACAACAACCCTGATTATAAGATCGTAGCAGGCGGAGACATCATTTCTAATGATTCTTATGATTTCCCCGTATACACGAGCCTTAACGAGTGCACTGAAGATTTTGATGTAATTATCGATTTCTCCAATGCAAAGGCTGTTCCTGCAATCCTTGAGTTTGCTTTAAACCGCAAAAAGCCTTTTATCTGCTGCACAACAGCTCTTTCAGATGAGACAGTATCTTCGATCCTTGAAGCATCTGAGACTATTGCAGTATTTAAGTCAGCTAACATGAGCCTTGGCATCAACATGATGGTAGAGCTCTGCAAGCAGGCAACAAGAATCCTCTATCCCGAATTCGATATCGAGATCGTTGAAGCTCATCATAACAGAAAGCTCGACGCTCCTTCCGGTACAGCTATCATGATCGCTAACGGTATCAAGGAAGAGATCGATGAGAACGTTGAGTATGTCTATGACAGACACAGCGTAAACAAGGCAAGATCAAAGAACGAGATCGGTATTCAGTCAATCAGAGGCGGTAATATCGTAGGTGAGCATTCTGCAATGTTCATCAGCGATGAAGAGATCCTTACGATCAGCCACAGTGCTCAGACAAGGGATGTCTTCGCAAAGGGTGCTCTTACAGCTGCCAAGTTCATGGCAGGTAAAGAGAAAGGCTATTTCACGATGTCAGATGTTATAGCCCAATATATTGGTGATTAA
- a CDS encoding preprotein translocase subunit YajC: protein MFNFTDTALGLSGQDWMGSLTSFAVLIVMFAIFYFILIRPQRKKDKELKEQMSKLSVGDRVVTIGGLVGFVANIKDDQVTISTSAANTLVTFTKSAIQSVVKRDQLNPDGTVKKSENPEKVSFFGKKKEKKEEE from the coding sequence ATGTTCAATTTTACGGACACAGCTCTGGGTTTATCAGGACAGGATTGGATGGGATCACTTACATCTTTTGCTGTTCTCATCGTAATGTTTGCGATCTTCTACTTTATCCTCATCAGACCTCAGCGTAAGAAGGATAAGGAATTAAAGGAGCAGATGAGCAAGCTCTCAGTAGGCGACAGAGTTGTAACTATCGGCGGTCTTGTTGGTTTCGTTGCAAACATCAAAGACGACCAGGTAACTATCTCAACTTCTGCAGCTAATACTCTTGTTACTTTCACAAAGAGTGCTATCCAGTCAGTTGTTAAGCGTGATCAGCTTAATCCCGACGGAACTGTCAAGAAGTCTGAGAATCCTGAAAAGGTCAGCTTTTTTGGTAAGAAGAAGGAAAAGAAAGAGGAAGAGTAA
- a CDS encoding DNA primase catalytic core has translation MGLIPDNVIDEVLTRADIESVVGRYVLLKRSGGNLWGLCPFHSEKTASFSVNPAKGIYKCFGCGKGGNAISFIMEIEHLSYPEAIRHLGGLYGVEIPETGYSGDNIQKEEKDRVKDILKEAAKFYYKAFNDENIGKPARDYAAKRGLTKQTLDNFGIGYSPMNWSALYDHLKQKGYKDEELLNSGIFAKSQKTNKPYDLFRGRLMFPIFDSFGTIIAFGGRALGDEKPKYINSPDSLVYNKQNHLYAMNFARKEQSKQLIVVEGYMDAIAMHSAGFKNTVAALGTSFTDSQLKLCSRYAEEVVFFFDADNAGQKAALRAIQMMMDYLKKLTGINIRIRIAKVPDGKDPDEFIKTNGAEKFKEVVKNALYVEDYLLERAKNDNTDPETGELDRGRYQKDICTYGSWMNDEIKMSRMAGVAAPLLGAAPQAVMNQMIKFQNAEDRKQEQADSRALERQRREDISHRNSAEEFEDIPQEGPSEVVTEQPVFKKVNDSATKEEIDLFAYALSLGSALSKNAVIQKTDIIRPDDFSGDTLRELVKIFLNMFDGKNETLFAKMSGYFSRLTINGMPAEDVMLRAVEAADKCADVHVKSDMYLALLLKVRESIINREEERLIIIRGNAGPDEKKKIDGMLSRLSDYKLSLRKRIGEL, from the coding sequence ATGGGACTGATACCTGATAATGTTATTGATGAAGTACTTACCAGGGCGGATATAGAATCCGTTGTAGGCCGCTATGTGCTCTTGAAGCGCTCGGGCGGCAATCTCTGGGGCCTTTGTCCTTTTCATTCAGAGAAGACTGCATCTTTCTCGGTAAATCCCGCAAAGGGAATCTATAAGTGCTTTGGCTGCGGCAAGGGCGGCAATGCAATAAGCTTCATAATGGAGATCGAGCATTTAAGCTATCCTGAAGCAATCAGGCATTTAGGCGGCCTTTATGGTGTTGAGATCCCTGAGACAGGTTATTCGGGAGACAATATCCAGAAAGAAGAAAAGGACCGCGTTAAGGACATCCTTAAAGAAGCTGCCAAGTTCTACTATAAGGCTTTTAACGATGAGAATATCGGTAAGCCCGCGAGGGACTATGCCGCTAAAAGAGGCCTTACAAAGCAGACTTTGGATAATTTCGGTATCGGCTATTCACCGATGAACTGGTCAGCTTTATATGACCATCTGAAGCAGAAGGGTTATAAGGACGAGGAACTCTTAAATTCCGGTATCTTTGCCAAGTCTCAAAAAACAAATAAGCCATATGATCTATTCCGCGGAAGACTGATGTTCCCGATCTTTGATTCATTTGGAACAATAATCGCATTTGGCGGAAGAGCTTTGGGTGACGAAAAGCCCAAATATATCAATTCACCTGATTCACTCGTTTATAACAAGCAAAATCATCTCTATGCGATGAACTTCGCAAGAAAAGAGCAGTCCAAGCAGCTTATCGTCGTAGAAGGCTACATGGATGCTATTGCCATGCATTCGGCAGGATTTAAGAATACTGTAGCAGCTCTTGGTACTTCTTTTACTGACAGCCAGTTAAAGCTCTGCTCAAGATATGCTGAAGAAGTAGTCTTCTTCTTTGATGCTGATAACGCTGGACAGAAAGCTGCCTTAAGAGCCATCCAGATGATGATGGACTATCTTAAAAAACTCACTGGTATCAATATTCGCATCAGGATCGCAAAGGTCCCTGACGGAAAAGACCCTGATGAATTTATTAAGACTAACGGCGCTGAGAAATTTAAAGAAGTCGTTAAGAACGCTCTCTATGTTGAAGACTATCTGCTCGAAAGGGCAAAGAACGATAACACGGATCCTGAGACAGGCGAACTCGACAGGGGAAGATACCAGAAGGATATCTGCACCTACGGTTCCTGGATGAATGACGAGATCAAGATGAGCAGAATGGCAGGTGTTGCTGCTCCGCTTTTAGGTGCAGCACCTCAGGCTGTAATGAACCAGATGATAAAGTTCCAGAATGCTGAAGACAGAAAGCAGGAACAGGCGGATTCCAGAGCTTTAGAGCGCCAGAGAAGGGAAGATATCAGCCACAGGAACAGTGCTGAAGAATTTGAAGATATTCCGCAGGAAGGACCTTCTGAAGTTGTAACTGAGCAGCCTGTATTTAAGAAGGTAAACGATTCTGCCACAAAAGAAGAAATCGACCTTTTCGCATATGCGTTATCTTTGGGAAGCGCGCTTTCCAAGAATGCGGTAATTCAAAAGACAGACATTATAAGACCTGATGATTTCTCGGGAGATACCTTAAGAGAACTCGTTAAGATCTTCCTTAATATGTTCGACGGCAAGAATGAGACTTTATTTGCGAAGATGAGCGGATATTTTTCCAGGCTTACTATCAACGGCATGCCTGCTGAAGATGTAATGCTCAGAGCCGTTGAAGCTGCCGATAAGTGCGCAGATGTTCACGTTAAGAGCGATATGTATTTAGCGCTCCTTTTAAAGGTCAGGGAATCGATCATCAACCGCGAGGAAGAACGTCTTATCATTATTAGAGGAAACGCAGGTCCTGACGAGAAGAAAAAGATCGATGGTATGCTCAGCCGCCTTTCAGATTATAAGCTGTCATTAAGGAAAAGGATTGGAGAACTCTGA